The Mycolicibacterium boenickei genome has a segment encoding these proteins:
- a CDS encoding methylated-DNA--[protein]-cysteine S-methyltransferase translates to MTTLQYRTMDSPVGLLTLAGRDGKLMHLRMVDQTYEPSRDGWERDDSAFAEAVDQLSAYFAGERTEFHLELDMVGTQFQRRVWDALQTIPYGETCTYGEIARQIGSPSASRAVGLANGHNPIGIIVPCHRVIGANGSLTGYGGGLDRKRALLELEKSRTTPALFN, encoded by the coding sequence ATGACGACACTGCAGTACCGCACCATGGACAGCCCCGTCGGCCTCCTGACGCTGGCCGGCCGGGACGGCAAGCTCATGCACTTACGGATGGTCGATCAGACCTATGAGCCGAGCCGCGACGGCTGGGAGCGCGACGACAGTGCCTTCGCCGAAGCCGTCGATCAACTGTCCGCGTATTTCGCCGGCGAACGTACGGAATTCCACCTCGAACTCGACATGGTGGGGACACAGTTTCAGCGACGTGTGTGGGACGCCTTGCAGACGATTCCGTATGGCGAGACCTGTACCTACGGTGAGATCGCCCGTCAGATCGGTTCCCCGAGCGCTTCACGGGCTGTCGGCTTGGCCAATGGGCACAATCCGATCGGCATCATCGTGCCCTGCCATCGGGTGATCGGCGCCAACGGCAGCCTCACCGGGTACGGCGGCGGCCTGGACCGCAAGCGGGCATTGTTGGAATTGGAGAAAAGTCGTACGACGCCGGCTCTGTTCAATTGA